In Hevea brasiliensis isolate MT/VB/25A 57/8 chromosome 13, ASM3005281v1, whole genome shotgun sequence, a single genomic region encodes these proteins:
- the LOC110671898 gene encoding F-box/LRR-repeat protein At5g63520 produces MEEETKKKRIEEAKTGFGLLSEDIVEKILRRLPAPSLASAACVSKLWYQNCNRILSRPKLASAISLNPSLDIAVQEVLDKVLSEPIRPHFAIANGFGSTFCLQKAFDLLAGKLGSRTPLIVTWANGVMGRDALTNEFREVMGGDDCSDCDDKHMDANSGILLTVGFLPGLQVEAIPLLRRTQAPRVSMADDLVVDIRSYTVLASGCTSPVGIIMFGGGDIDLKPIIEKLDYAMLKETIIVGDEKTEFLYRSGMESKNVCESKKYFSDAVALVFARDREKAHGIGEIQFHAALSNGVSAIGPRYKAASVRVNHRDCTTWLTARQEGQHEILDGQRILNDINDELENRNGGADLYIGVTKLRKCSIEREKPRLMSYLAFHGVMGGDEEYLFVYGAGIRTADYFQFYHSDPNTALTSCSNVSVNLRNLKLDWNSKKGLHPTDVANECKKECIGGFIFACCGRGESFFGRPNVDSSPLLENFPGVPLAGIFCGGEIARGISILNAHGGQEESTPSCLRVFSTVYMVLSYAPASMEH; encoded by the exons ATGGAGGAAGAGACGAAGAAAAAACGTATCGAAGAGGCAAAAACAGGGTTTGGTTTGCTAAGCGAAGATATAGTTGAAAAGATACTGAGAAGATTACCAGCCCCATCGCTGGCATCAGCGGCATGCGTCAGCAAATTATGGTACCAGAATTGCAATCGAATCCTTTCTCGACCAAAGCTCGCCTCTGCTATATCTCTCAACCCTTCCCTTGAC ATTGCTGTTCAAGAGGTTCTTGATAAAGTTCTCTCGGAGCCCATTCGACCACATTTTGCCATTGCAAATGGTTTTGGCAGTACCTTCTGCCTGCAGAAAGCATTTGATTTG TTAGCAGGAAAACTGGGTTCCAGGACTCCTCTTATCGTAACCTGGGCCAATGGAGTCATGGGAAGAGATGCTCTTACCAATGAGTTCAGAGAG GTCATGGGGGGAGATGATTGTAGTGATTGTGATGACAAGCATATGGATGCCAATTCTGGTATCCTTTtgactgtgggctttttacctgGATTGCAAGTTGAGGCCATCCCTCTGTTAAGACGAACGCAG GCACCTCGAGTATCAATGGCTGATGACCTTGTGGTGGACATTCGGAGCTACACAGTTTTGGCTTCAGGTTGCACATCGCCAGTTGGAATCATAATGTTTGGA GGTGGAGATATTGACCTGAAACCTATCATTGAGAAATTGG ATTATGCCATGTTGAAGGAAACTATTATTGTTGGTGATGAGAAAACTGAATTTTTGTACAGAAGTGGCATGGAATCAAAAAATGTCTGTGAGAGCAAGAAATATTTTTCTGATGCTGTTGCTCTTGTGTTTGCAAGGGATAGAGAAAAAGCTCATG GAATAGGGGAAATTCAATTCCATGCTGCATTATCAAATGGTGTTTCTGCAATAGGTCCAAGGTATAAAGCAGCTTCTGTTAGAGTGAATCATCGTGATTGTACTACTTGGCTCACTGCCAGACAAGAAGGGCAACATGAGATTCTTGATGGTCAAAggattttaaatgacattaatGATGAG TTGGAAAATCGCAATGGAGGTGCTGATCTATACATTGGGGTTACAAAACTCAGAAAATGCTCTATTGAGAGAGAGAAGCCAAGGTTGATGTCATACTTGGCTTTCCATGGAGTCATGGG AGGAGATGAAGAGTACCTTTTTGTTTATGGTGCTGGCATCAGAACTGCAGACTATTTCCAATTTTATCATTCAGATCCAAACACTGCATTAACTTCATGCAGTAATGTTTCTGTGAACCTGAGAAACTTGAAGCTAGATTGGAATTCCAAAAAGGGCCTTCATCCAACAGATGTTGCTAATGAATGTAAGAAGGAATGCATAGGAGGTTTTATTTTTGCGTGTTGTGGACGTGGTGAATCATTTTTTGGGCGGCCCAATGTTGATAGTTCTCCACTATTGGAGAATTTTCCAGGGGTCCCATTGGCAGGAATATTTTGTGGCGGGGAAATAGCCCGTGGCATTTCAATCTTGAATGCGCATGGAGGGCAAGAAGAAAGCACTCCCAGTTGTCTGCGTGTGTTTAGCACAGTATATATGGTGCTGTCATATGCCCCGGCATCTATGGAGCATTAG
- the LOC110671899 gene encoding F-box/LRR-repeat protein At5g63520 isoform X2, producing the protein MEMNPPRNKMKRASGFSLVSEDVIENILSRLPALSFASAACVSKCWNKVCGRILSRPKFASALSLNPSLHDAVNEVFEKVLSEPISPHFAIACIGKQFSLEVAHQLITQKLGSKVPVITNAASGIIGADACSDELKEIRWESSDDDDDDDQDDETDSQGDSLLDKGIVLVVGFVPGLKVDAIPLLRPKTVPQIALVDKFLMDISSFTASVSDCLSPAGIILFGDRNIDMKPILAKMDFAMNEETVIVGDATGCFLCRRADDSQNDHADTNLDAVALVFARDKNKSDGIGEIQFHVTLSTGVMPFGPQLQAVCVIAKDTECSWLTARLQGQYEILDGEGLLGDISDQFNGEESPDLYIGVVQQRECCIGTESSSRASLAFYEVLGGDKEFFIINGVGIKPGDSFLFYHSDSDTASSSCGDAYRNLANLKEESKRKNCLRPRNVEEEEVFGGLIFSCVHRGESFHHDTDSFPFRENFPGVPLAGVFCGGEIGRGSSSSISQEDDEENSARCCLHYHSTVYLVMSYVPATSER; encoded by the exons ATGGAGATGAACCCACCAAGGAACAAAATGAAGAGGGCTAGCGGTTTCTCTCTGGTGAGTGAAGATGTTATTGAAAATATACTCTCTAGGCTTCCTGCCTTGTCATTTGCTTCCGCAGCCTGCGTTAGCAAATGCTGGAACAAGGTGTGCGGTCGAATCCTCTCAAGGCCTAAGTTTGCCTCTGCTCTCTCTCTCAACCCTTCCCTCCAT GATGCTGTGAATGAGGTTTTTGAAAAGGTTCTGTCCGAGCCTATTTCTCCTCACTTTGCAATTGCCTGTATTGGCAAGCAATTCAGCTTGGAAGTGGCTCACCAACTA ATAACACAAAAATTGGGCTCAAAAGTGCCAGTAATTACTAATGCAGCCAGTGGAATCATCGGTGCTGATGCTTGTAGCGATGAACTAAAGGAG ATTAGGTGGGAATCAAGTGAtgacgatgatgatgatgatcaGGATGATGAGACTGATTCTCAAGGAGACAGTCTACTTGATAAAGGAATCGTTTTGGTTGTTGGATTTGTACCTGGACTCAAAGTTGATGCAATCCCACTGTTGCGACCAAAGACG GTACCTCAAATAGCTTTGGTTGACAAATTTTTGATGGATATTAGTAGCTTCACAGCGTCTGTTTCAGATTGCTTATCACCTGCTGGGATCATATTGTTTGGA GATCGAAACATCGATATGAAACCTATCCTTGCAAAAATGG ATTTTGCCATGAATGAGGAAACAGTCATTGTGGGTGATGCAACTGGCTGCTTCTTGTGCAGAAGGGCAGATGATTCTCAAAATGACCATGCAGATACGAACTTAGATGCTGTTGCCCTTGTATTTGCAAGGGACAAAAATAAGTCTGATG GTATAGGAGAAATTCAATTTCATGTCACATTGTCAACTGGCGTAATGCCATTTGGTCCCCAACTCCAGGCAGTTTGTGTTATAGCAAAAGACACTGAGTGTTCATGGCTTACTGCCAGATTGCAAGGACAGTATGAAATTCTTGATGGGGAGGGCCTCTTAGGTGATATTAGTGATCAG TTCAATGGCGAAGAGTCTCCTGATCTCTACATTGGAGTTGTACAGCAAAGAGAATGCTGTATTGGCACAGAGAGTTCATCAAGGGCATCCTTGGCGTTTTATGAAGTTCTTGG GGGCGATAAAGAGTTCTTTATCATTAACGGTGTTGGCATCAAACCTGGTGATTCTTTCCTATTCTACCATTCAGACTCTGATACTGCATCATCGTCATGTGGCGACGCCTACAGAAACCTTGCAAATCTGAAGGAAGAATCGAAAAGGAAAAACTGCCTGCGTCCGAGGAATGTTGAAGAGGAAGAGGTTTTTGGAGGTTTAATTTTCTCTTGTGTTCACCGGGGTGAGTCATTCCACCATGATACAGATAGCTTCCCATTCCGCGAAAACTTTCCTGGAGTTCCACTAGCAGGAGTGTTTTGCGGTGGAGAAATTGGAcgaggttcttcaagctcaatatctcaagaagatgatgaagaaaacTCTGCTCGTTGCTGCCTGCATTATCATAGCACAGTATACTTGGTTATGTCATATGTTCCAGCAACTTCAGAGCGTTAA
- the LOC110671899 gene encoding F-box/LRR-repeat protein At5g63520 isoform X1, producing the protein MEMNPPRNKMKRASGFSLVSEDVIENILSRLPALSFASAACVSKCWNKVCGRILSRPKFASALSLNPSLHDAVNEVFEKVLSEPISPHFAIACIGKQFSLEVAHQLITQKLGSKVPVITNAASGIIGADACSDELKEIRWESSDDDDDDDQDDETDSQGDSLLDKGIVLVVGFVPGLKVDAIPLLRPKTVPQIALVDKFLMDISSFTASVSDCLSPAGIILFGDRNIDMKPILAKMDFAMNEETVIVGDATGCFLCRRADDSQNDHADTNLDAVALVFARDKNKSDGAGIGEIQFHVTLSTGVMPFGPQLQAVCVIAKDTECSWLTARLQGQYEILDGEGLLGDISDQFNGEESPDLYIGVVQQRECCIGTESSSRASLAFYEVLGGDKEFFIINGVGIKPGDSFLFYHSDSDTASSSCGDAYRNLANLKEESKRKNCLRPRNVEEEEVFGGLIFSCVHRGESFHHDTDSFPFRENFPGVPLAGVFCGGEIGRGSSSSISQEDDEENSARCCLHYHSTVYLVMSYVPATSER; encoded by the exons ATGGAGATGAACCCACCAAGGAACAAAATGAAGAGGGCTAGCGGTTTCTCTCTGGTGAGTGAAGATGTTATTGAAAATATACTCTCTAGGCTTCCTGCCTTGTCATTTGCTTCCGCAGCCTGCGTTAGCAAATGCTGGAACAAGGTGTGCGGTCGAATCCTCTCAAGGCCTAAGTTTGCCTCTGCTCTCTCTCTCAACCCTTCCCTCCAT GATGCTGTGAATGAGGTTTTTGAAAAGGTTCTGTCCGAGCCTATTTCTCCTCACTTTGCAATTGCCTGTATTGGCAAGCAATTCAGCTTGGAAGTGGCTCACCAACTA ATAACACAAAAATTGGGCTCAAAAGTGCCAGTAATTACTAATGCAGCCAGTGGAATCATCGGTGCTGATGCTTGTAGCGATGAACTAAAGGAG ATTAGGTGGGAATCAAGTGAtgacgatgatgatgatgatcaGGATGATGAGACTGATTCTCAAGGAGACAGTCTACTTGATAAAGGAATCGTTTTGGTTGTTGGATTTGTACCTGGACTCAAAGTTGATGCAATCCCACTGTTGCGACCAAAGACG GTACCTCAAATAGCTTTGGTTGACAAATTTTTGATGGATATTAGTAGCTTCACAGCGTCTGTTTCAGATTGCTTATCACCTGCTGGGATCATATTGTTTGGA GATCGAAACATCGATATGAAACCTATCCTTGCAAAAATGG ATTTTGCCATGAATGAGGAAACAGTCATTGTGGGTGATGCAACTGGCTGCTTCTTGTGCAGAAGGGCAGATGATTCTCAAAATGACCATGCAGATACGAACTTAGATGCTGTTGCCCTTGTATTTGCAAGGGACAAAAATAAGTCTGATG GGGCAGGTATAGGAGAAATTCAATTTCATGTCACATTGTCAACTGGCGTAATGCCATTTGGTCCCCAACTCCAGGCAGTTTGTGTTATAGCAAAAGACACTGAGTGTTCATGGCTTACTGCCAGATTGCAAGGACAGTATGAAATTCTTGATGGGGAGGGCCTCTTAGGTGATATTAGTGATCAG TTCAATGGCGAAGAGTCTCCTGATCTCTACATTGGAGTTGTACAGCAAAGAGAATGCTGTATTGGCACAGAGAGTTCATCAAGGGCATCCTTGGCGTTTTATGAAGTTCTTGG GGGCGATAAAGAGTTCTTTATCATTAACGGTGTTGGCATCAAACCTGGTGATTCTTTCCTATTCTACCATTCAGACTCTGATACTGCATCATCGTCATGTGGCGACGCCTACAGAAACCTTGCAAATCTGAAGGAAGAATCGAAAAGGAAAAACTGCCTGCGTCCGAGGAATGTTGAAGAGGAAGAGGTTTTTGGAGGTTTAATTTTCTCTTGTGTTCACCGGGGTGAGTCATTCCACCATGATACAGATAGCTTCCCATTCCGCGAAAACTTTCCTGGAGTTCCACTAGCAGGAGTGTTTTGCGGTGGAGAAATTGGAcgaggttcttcaagctcaatatctcaagaagatgatgaagaaaacTCTGCTCGTTGCTGCCTGCATTATCATAGCACAGTATACTTGGTTATGTCATATGTTCCAGCAACTTCAGAGCGTTAA
- the LOC110671900 gene encoding SUMO-activating enzyme subunit 1B-1 isoform X1, whose amino-acid sequence MDGEELTEQETALYDRQIRVWGADAQRRLSKSHILVYGMKGTVAEFCKNIVLAGVGSLTLVDDRAVTEDALSSNFLIPPNENVYAGKTLAELCCNSLKEFNPMVRVSVEKEYMQLIENKISIQITGDLSRFGGDFFDKFDIVIVSCCTRMTKKLINEKCRKLSKRVAFYTVDCRDYCGEIFVDLQKYIYTKKKLDENNQPTTVECELQYPSFQESISVPWRKLPRRVSKLYFAMRVIESFEEAEGRNPGEISMEDLPAVLKLKKELCEAQSMNESHIPNALLERLVMGKREFPPVCAIIGGILGQEVIKAISGKGDPLQNFFFFDAMDGKGVIEDISPPNV is encoded by the exons ATGGACGGAGAGGAGTTAACCGAGCAGGAGACTGCATTGTACGATCGCCAAATTAGGGTTTGGGGTGCTGATGCTCAACGAAG ATTGAGCAAATCTCACATATTAGTTTACGGGATGAAAGGAACTGTTGCCGAG ttttgcaAGAACATTGTATTAGCGGGGGTTGGTAGTTTGACACTGGTGGATGATCGTGCTGTGACTGAAGATGCATTATCTTCAAACTTTTTGATACCACCTAATGAGAATGTGTATGCTGGGAAAACACTTGCTGAGCTTTGTTGCAATTCTCTGAAAGAATTCAACCCAATGGTTCGGGTTTCTGTTGAGAAAG AATATATGCAGCTAATTGAAAACAAAATAAGCATCCAAATTACAGGTGATTTGTCAAGATTTGGTGGAGACTTCTTTGATAAGTTTGACATTGTAATTGTCAGTTGCTGCACCCGCATGACCAAG AAATTGATCAATGAGAAGTGTCGCAAGTTATCAAAGCGTGTAGCATTTTATACAGTTGACTGTAGAGATTATTGTGGTGAGATTTTTGTTGATTTGCAGAAGTATATATATACAAAG AAAAAGCTTGATGAAAACAATCAACCCACCACCGTTGAATGTGAATTGCAATACCCAAGTTTTCAG GAATCAATTTCAGTACCTTGGAGGAAACTCCCCAGGAGGGTGTCGAAGCTTTATTTTGCCATGAGAG TGATAGAAAGCTTTGAAGAGGCTGAGGGACGAAATCCAGGGGAAATTTCAATGGAGGATCTTCCTGCTGTTTTAAAGCTGAAAAAGGAACTTTGTGAGGCACAG TCGATGAACGAATCTCATATTCCTAATGCCCTCCTGGAAAGATTGGTGATGGGTAAAAGAGAGTTCCCTCCAGTTTGTGCCATCATTGGAGGAATCCTTGGACAG GAGGTAATCAAAGCAATATCAGGCAAAGGTGATCCTCTCCAGAATTTTTTCTTCTTTGATGCCATGGACGGGAAAGGCGTAATAGAGGATATATCACCTCCTAACGTATGA
- the LOC110671900 gene encoding SUMO-activating enzyme subunit 1B-1 isoform X3 — protein MDGEELTEQETALYDRQIRVWGADAQRRLSKSHILVYGMKGTVAEFCKNIVLAGVGSLTLVDDRAVTEDALSSNFLIPPNENVYAGKTLAELCCNSLKEFNPMVRVSVEKGDLSRFGGDFFDKFDIVIVSCCTRMTKKLINEKCRKLSKRVAFYTVDCRDYCGEIFVDLQKYIYTKKKLDENNQPTTVECELQYPSFQESISVPWRKLPRRVSKLYFAMRVIESFEEAEGRNPGEISMEDLPAVLKLKKELCEAQSMNESHIPNALLERLVMGKREFPPVCAIIGGILGQEVIKAISGKGDPLQNFFFFDAMDGKGVIEDISPPNV, from the exons ATGGACGGAGAGGAGTTAACCGAGCAGGAGACTGCATTGTACGATCGCCAAATTAGGGTTTGGGGTGCTGATGCTCAACGAAG ATTGAGCAAATCTCACATATTAGTTTACGGGATGAAAGGAACTGTTGCCGAG ttttgcaAGAACATTGTATTAGCGGGGGTTGGTAGTTTGACACTGGTGGATGATCGTGCTGTGACTGAAGATGCATTATCTTCAAACTTTTTGATACCACCTAATGAGAATGTGTATGCTGGGAAAACACTTGCTGAGCTTTGTTGCAATTCTCTGAAAGAATTCAACCCAATGGTTCGGGTTTCTGTTGAGAAAG GTGATTTGTCAAGATTTGGTGGAGACTTCTTTGATAAGTTTGACATTGTAATTGTCAGTTGCTGCACCCGCATGACCAAG AAATTGATCAATGAGAAGTGTCGCAAGTTATCAAAGCGTGTAGCATTTTATACAGTTGACTGTAGAGATTATTGTGGTGAGATTTTTGTTGATTTGCAGAAGTATATATATACAAAG AAAAAGCTTGATGAAAACAATCAACCCACCACCGTTGAATGTGAATTGCAATACCCAAGTTTTCAG GAATCAATTTCAGTACCTTGGAGGAAACTCCCCAGGAGGGTGTCGAAGCTTTATTTTGCCATGAGAG TGATAGAAAGCTTTGAAGAGGCTGAGGGACGAAATCCAGGGGAAATTTCAATGGAGGATCTTCCTGCTGTTTTAAAGCTGAAAAAGGAACTTTGTGAGGCACAG TCGATGAACGAATCTCATATTCCTAATGCCCTCCTGGAAAGATTGGTGATGGGTAAAAGAGAGTTCCCTCCAGTTTGTGCCATCATTGGAGGAATCCTTGGACAG GAGGTAATCAAAGCAATATCAGGCAAAGGTGATCCTCTCCAGAATTTTTTCTTCTTTGATGCCATGGACGGGAAAGGCGTAATAGAGGATATATCACCTCCTAACGTATGA
- the LOC110671900 gene encoding SUMO-activating enzyme subunit 1B-1 isoform X2, whose protein sequence is MDGEELTEQETALYDRQIRVWGADAQRRLSKSHILVYGMKGTVAEFCKNIVLAGVGSLTLVDDRAVTEDALSSNFLIPPNENVYAGKTLAELCCNSLKEFNPMVRVSVEKEYMQLIENKISIQITGDLSRFGGDFFDKFDIVIVSCCTRMTKKLINEKCRKLSKRVAFYTVDCRDYCGEIFVDLQKYIYTKKKLDENNQPTTVECELQYPSFQESISVPWRKLPRRVSKLYFAMRVIESFEEAEGRNPGEISMEDLPAVLKLKKELCEAQSMNESHIPNALLERLVMGKREFPPVCAIIGGILGQREQEAIVFWGKIDFTGGLNQAKEYS, encoded by the exons ATGGACGGAGAGGAGTTAACCGAGCAGGAGACTGCATTGTACGATCGCCAAATTAGGGTTTGGGGTGCTGATGCTCAACGAAG ATTGAGCAAATCTCACATATTAGTTTACGGGATGAAAGGAACTGTTGCCGAG ttttgcaAGAACATTGTATTAGCGGGGGTTGGTAGTTTGACACTGGTGGATGATCGTGCTGTGACTGAAGATGCATTATCTTCAAACTTTTTGATACCACCTAATGAGAATGTGTATGCTGGGAAAACACTTGCTGAGCTTTGTTGCAATTCTCTGAAAGAATTCAACCCAATGGTTCGGGTTTCTGTTGAGAAAG AATATATGCAGCTAATTGAAAACAAAATAAGCATCCAAATTACAGGTGATTTGTCAAGATTTGGTGGAGACTTCTTTGATAAGTTTGACATTGTAATTGTCAGTTGCTGCACCCGCATGACCAAG AAATTGATCAATGAGAAGTGTCGCAAGTTATCAAAGCGTGTAGCATTTTATACAGTTGACTGTAGAGATTATTGTGGTGAGATTTTTGTTGATTTGCAGAAGTATATATATACAAAG AAAAAGCTTGATGAAAACAATCAACCCACCACCGTTGAATGTGAATTGCAATACCCAAGTTTTCAG GAATCAATTTCAGTACCTTGGAGGAAACTCCCCAGGAGGGTGTCGAAGCTTTATTTTGCCATGAGAG TGATAGAAAGCTTTGAAGAGGCTGAGGGACGAAATCCAGGGGAAATTTCAATGGAGGATCTTCCTGCTGTTTTAAAGCTGAAAAAGGAACTTTGTGAGGCACAG TCGATGAACGAATCTCATATTCCTAATGCCCTCCTGGAAAGATTGGTGATGGGTAAAAGAGAGTTCCCTCCAGTTTGTGCCATCATTGGAGGAATCCTTGGACAG CGAGAACAAGAAGCCATTGTG